The following proteins come from a genomic window of Nostoc sp. KVJ3:
- a CDS encoding glycosyltransferase family A protein: MVFMESKRLLSVADFPSVQQGKDFSQTLVQIPPSPHCEVCVIVPVRNEAQTLAATLTALINQVDLQGQLLDPRRYEIILLANNCTDDSAAIARSFAGQHPDIALHVVEKTLPPAQAYIGRVRQILMDEAYRRLCSLGRTRGVIASTDGDSQVSPTWIAANLYEINCGADAVGGRILVERSGRADLHPYARACYLREVGYRYLITELETYLDPDPYDRFPGHYQHYGASLAVTAEMYALAGGLPPVRTPEDVAFYRALVRVNARFRHSSLVRVVTSARQIGRTNVGLANQLNEWIEMGRQQQSFVVEPAGAIETRFVARSQLRVMWWCVLNGYQLDRKSVLSLAEMLGVSVQWLLQKLTQPYTFGQLFEQVEERQQSEQIWASRWKFVEIGQAIGDLRLRLESLRLSCSKLQRNSTPDDLEWH; the protein is encoded by the coding sequence ATGGTTTTTATGGAAAGTAAACGCTTGCTCTCCGTTGCTGACTTTCCATCTGTACAGCAGGGTAAAGACTTTTCTCAAACTTTAGTCCAAATACCACCGTCACCACATTGTGAAGTTTGTGTAATTGTTCCAGTTCGCAATGAAGCTCAGACGTTGGCAGCGACCCTTACTGCCTTGATAAATCAAGTTGATCTACAAGGACAGCTTTTAGATCCCAGACGCTACGAAATAATTTTGTTGGCAAATAATTGTACCGATGATTCAGCAGCTATAGCCCGGAGTTTCGCGGGACAACATCCAGATATAGCACTGCATGTAGTGGAAAAAACTCTGCCTCCGGCACAAGCCTATATTGGTCGAGTGCGTCAGATTTTAATGGATGAAGCCTACCGCCGTTTGTGTAGCTTAGGACGCACAAGGGGGGTAATTGCTTCAACTGATGGAGACTCGCAGGTAAGCCCAACTTGGATTGCTGCCAATTTGTATGAAATTAACTGTGGTGCTGATGCTGTCGGTGGGCGAATTCTTGTTGAGCGCTCTGGCCGTGCGGATCTACACCCTTACGCCAGAGCTTGCTATCTGCGTGAAGTCGGCTACCGCTATTTAATTACCGAGTTAGAAACTTATCTCGATCCCGACCCCTATGACAGATTTCCCGGACATTATCAACACTATGGAGCAAGTTTAGCAGTAACAGCAGAAATGTATGCACTGGCAGGAGGCTTACCGCCAGTGCGGACTCCTGAAGATGTAGCTTTTTACCGTGCTTTGGTGCGGGTAAATGCCCGTTTTCGCCACAGTTCTCTAGTACGAGTAGTAACTTCGGCCAGACAAATTGGACGTACCAATGTTGGTTTAGCAAATCAGCTGAATGAATGGATAGAAATGGGACGGCAACAGCAATCATTTGTAGTCGAGCCAGCAGGGGCGATCGAAACTCGTTTTGTTGCCCGCAGCCAATTACGAGTGATGTGGTGGTGCGTTCTTAATGGCTATCAACTAGATCGTAAGAGCGTCCTATCCTTGGCAGAGATGCTGGGAGTTTCAGTCCAATGGCTTCTGCAAAAATTGACCCAACCTTATACCTTTGGTCAGTTGTTTGAACAAGTCGAAGAACGCCAGCAGTCAGAACAAATTTGGGCTTCGCGCTGGAAATTTGTGGAAATTGGACAAGCAATTGGAGACTTGCGCTTGCGTCTTGAGAGTTTACGGCTCAGTTGCAGCAAACTCCAAAGAAATTCCACCCCGGATGATTTGGAGTGGCACTAA
- a CDS encoding S-layer family protein gives MSRKLNFYSPWGICGISLSCLFPSSSALAQIIPDNTFGSESSVVTQTTGSVHTISGGATRGANLFHSFQNFSILTGHTAYFNNSLNIQNIIARVTGGAVSNIDGLIKANGTANLFLINPNGFIFGSNAKINIGSSFLTTTANTIKFGDGTFFSAAPEVQPLLTISVPIGLVFVSNPGAIQIQGSGHSLVNPIFSPITGLNNNSTGLQVQPGKTLALVGGDIALDGGILTAQSGQIELGSVGDGLVSLTLSPYGFRLGYQGVQDFKDIQLSHQALVNASGAPGGSIEIQGQRISVSDGSAILIQNQGEQVSGGINVNASDSLEVNGTSLDGRIASTLLTETLNNGNGGDITISAKRVLVQDGGQILPRTFGLGTGGNFTVNASDSVQVIGFSPAYPNLFSNISAATFGSGKAGNLTLSTSSFTGTNGIQVGSATFGSGSGGDVTVNAADITLSGVIPNVFTPSTINAATFKNGNAGQVIINSSRLRLENGGAVASSTTASGNAGSVTVNVSDSVVIDGIGRGSVTPSLVDSSAIVLAQPLQQQLRIPSTPSGNSGNVTINTQNLSISNGGLVNVQNNGSGNAGILQINANRINLTNNGGITATSAIGQGGDININSKVVQLQNGDISATAGTQRTNGNGGNIQINTDILVASENSRLTANAYKGRGGNIQINTQGFFASQKSEFTASSALGINGNVQFNILNNNVIPTKAVPETIQLPPEITSACQGHSSIASSKFVIIGTGSAPRTLETQASNNRGWYANSVKVPTDNNLQKVSLQNLETQPIIEAQSLLIEPSGEIKLVAFPNQVAAITSASRSSSCFATGHKPTSISTLFP, from the coding sequence ATGTCTAGAAAACTAAATTTTTACTCCCCTTGGGGGATTTGTGGAATTTCTCTAAGCTGTCTATTTCCGAGTAGCTCTGCATTAGCTCAAATTATTCCAGATAATACATTCGGCTCGGAAAGTTCTGTTGTTACACAAACTACTGGTAGCGTTCATACAATTTCCGGGGGAGCAACACGGGGAGCAAATTTGTTCCATAGCTTTCAAAACTTTTCTATCTTAACTGGACATACGGCTTACTTCAATAACAGTTTAAACATTCAAAATATAATTGCTCGCGTTACAGGTGGAGCAGTTTCTAATATTGACGGCTTAATTAAAGCCAACGGTACAGCTAACTTATTTCTGATTAATCCTAACGGCTTTATTTTTGGTTCTAACGCTAAAATTAATATTGGTAGCTCATTTTTGACAACTACAGCTAATACCATTAAGTTTGGTGATGGCACTTTTTTCAGTGCTGCTCCAGAAGTTCAACCTTTACTGACAATAAGTGTACCTATTGGACTGGTGTTTGTCAGTAATCCAGGTGCAATACAAATACAAGGCTCAGGACATAGCCTAGTCAATCCAATATTTTCACCAATTACAGGACTTAATAATAACTCAACTGGACTACAGGTACAACCTGGAAAGACCCTAGCACTAGTAGGGGGCGATATCGCCTTAGATGGTGGCATTCTCACAGCACAAAGTGGACAGATTGAATTGGGTAGTGTTGGTGATGGGTTAGTCAGCCTTACCCTCAGTCCCTATGGCTTCCGCTTGGGCTATCAAGGAGTGCAGGATTTTAAGGATATTCAGCTATCTCACCAAGCTTTAGTAAATGCTAGCGGCGCTCCTGGTGGCTCTATCGAAATCCAAGGGCAGAGAATTAGTGTCAGTGATGGCTCGGCAATTTTGATTCAAAATCAAGGTGAGCAAGTATCAGGAGGAATTAATGTAAATGCCTCTGACTCACTAGAAGTAAACGGCACCTCACTGGATGGAAGAATTGCTAGCACCTTGTTAACTGAAACTTTAAACAATGGAAATGGAGGAGATATAACTATTTCAGCAAAAAGAGTTCTTGTTCAAGACGGAGGACAAATACTTCCTAGAACCTTCGGTTTAGGAACAGGTGGCAATTTCACTGTGAATGCCTCTGACTCTGTACAAGTAATTGGGTTTTCACCTGCATATCCCAATCTTTTCAGCAACATCAGTGCCGCAACTTTTGGTTCGGGAAAAGCGGGAAATCTTACCTTATCCACGAGTAGTTTTACTGGTACAAATGGAATTCAGGTAGGGTCTGCGACTTTTGGCAGTGGCTCTGGAGGAGATGTAACGGTAAACGCTGCTGATATTACCCTGAGCGGAGTTATACCTAATGTGTTCACTCCAAGTACAATCAATGCTGCAACTTTCAAAAATGGTAATGCTGGCCAAGTAATAATCAATTCATCGAGGTTACGGCTTGAGAATGGAGGAGCGGTAGCTTCTTCCACTACTGCCTCTGGTAATGCTGGGAGTGTTACTGTCAATGTCTCTGATTCCGTAGTAATTGATGGTATAGGACGAGGTTCAGTAACCCCTAGTCTAGTAGATTCATCAGCAATTGTTCTAGCTCAACCCTTGCAACAACAACTCAGAATTCCCTCGACACCAAGTGGAAATTCGGGGAATGTAACAATTAACACTCAAAATTTAAGCATTAGCAATGGGGGTCTAGTCAATGTTCAAAATAACGGCTCTGGCAACGCTGGCATACTTCAAATTAATGCTAATAGAATCAACCTCACAAATAATGGAGGGATCACTGCAACCAGTGCTATCGGTCAGGGAGGTGACATTAACATCAACTCAAAAGTTGTCCAATTACAAAATGGTGACATCTCTGCAACTGCTGGGACACAACGTACTAATGGGAATGGTGGTAACATTCAGATTAATACAGATATCTTAGTGGCTTCCGAAAACAGTCGGCTCACAGCTAATGCTTATAAGGGACGTGGTGGTAACATTCAGATTAATACTCAAGGATTTTTTGCTTCTCAAAAGAGTGAATTTACAGCCAGTTCCGCATTAGGAATTAATGGCAATGTTCAATTTAATATTTTAAACAATAATGTTATACCTACTAAAGCAGTACCAGAAACAATTCAATTACCTCCTGAGATTACTTCCGCTTGCCAAGGACATTCTAGTATAGCATCCAGCAAATTTGTGATTATTGGAACTGGTAGCGCACCACGGACTCTTGAAACCCAAGCATCTAATAATCGTGGATGGTACGCTAATTCCGTTAAAGTTCCGACTGATAACAATTTACAAAAAGTCAGCTTGCAAAACTTGGAAACTCAACCAATTATAGAAGCACAATCATTGTTAATAGAACCATCAGGGGAAATCAAATTAGTAGCGTTTCCCAATCAAGTAGCTGCTATTACTTCAGCATCGCGTAGTAGTTCTTGTTTTGCTACAGGTCATAAACCAACTTCTATTTCAACGTTATTCCCCTAA
- a CDS encoding CHAT domain-containing protein, protein MLGKQSRLMAESGNKVTQEQQAQSLTVKGHELLNRGQYLEALETWKEATKIYHQLRLDEGITGNLINQNLALQGLGLYLNACDILLSALKIDKSGYSPKNPRGKTLIAVINQIKPTPINLLGLQNLGDVLRLIGNLDESEIVLKKTLSLTQGITPNQDISSILLSLGNTREAMYERLRAQEKWIEELIYKKETGTRIHKNALLSLEYYQAVNNLVTAPSQVKLETKLSSLRLLLDFDKWLKTKSEANQRFSTTKTHIHQQIQPLIDSININSFSFDELPVSQSAYAKLNFADSLNQTSNQQLHSVAIEYAESALKTAQSINNQLLQSFCWGTLGKLNPEKSQAYFKQALLFAQSIQAWDIAYEWQQQLGDLYRKQGKYEPASKLYEAAINSLTQVRANLLSSNPDTQFFFYEKVEPVYRNYLRLLLTQPDDNLEKVIQINEDFQITQLENYLQCGKLNLVALNEIKNLDPSPTIIHIIDLSERIEVISQSPKQPLHHHSVDSQLIREHINNLVDTLQDKNLAYVGEDVILDHSQALYNLLIAPIKYLNSSKILVFTLDAFFQSLPMGLLHDGKNYLLERYGITATLGSRVQQPKLLTPKQLRAFIAGLSKISPSFYAPNAPKGLKALPGVEVEIANVKNAITYSKVLLNEEFLSPILDKELSTNDFSIVHLTTHAQFSSVPDLTMIFAWDKPIIISEFNDLIQEKIQSGKEGIELLVLSACQTAKGNKRSALGMAGVAVQAGARSTIATLWQVDADSSALLMKVFYQGLKDGLIKVEALRLAQLQLISNPQYQHPSHWAAFLLLGGWL, encoded by the coding sequence GTGCTCGGCAAACAATCCCGCCTAATGGCTGAAAGTGGCAACAAAGTTACCCAAGAACAGCAGGCACAATCTTTAACAGTAAAGGGACATGAGTTATTAAATCGAGGACAATATTTAGAAGCGCTTGAGACTTGGAAAGAAGCCACAAAAATTTATCATCAACTCCGCTTAGATGAAGGAATTACTGGAAATTTAATTAATCAGAATCTTGCCCTACAAGGATTAGGCTTATACCTCAATGCCTGCGACATCCTCTTATCAGCGTTGAAAATAGATAAATCGGGTTATTCTCCTAAAAATCCCCGGGGAAAAACACTAATCGCAGTAATTAATCAAATAAAACCTACTCCCATAAATTTATTGGGATTACAAAATCTCGGAGATGTTTTACGCTTAATAGGTAACTTAGATGAATCAGAAATAGTGTTGAAAAAAACATTATCGCTGACTCAAGGGATAACACCTAATCAAGATATTAGTTCGATTTTACTATCACTGGGAAATACTAGAGAGGCAATGTATGAGCGTTTACGCGCACAAGAAAAGTGGATAGAAGAACTAATTTACAAAAAGGAAACTGGTACTAGGATACATAAAAACGCACTTTTATCACTGGAGTATTACCAAGCAGTTAATAACCTAGTAACTGCTCCATCACAAGTGAAATTGGAGACGAAACTATCCAGTTTGAGGTTATTATTAGATTTTGATAAATGGTTGAAAACAAAGTCGGAAGCAAATCAGAGATTCTCTACTACTAAAACTCATATTCATCAACAAATTCAACCCCTAATCGACTCAATCAACATAAACTCTTTCTCATTTGATGAATTACCTGTTAGTCAATCTGCTTATGCCAAGCTCAACTTTGCTGACAGCCTAAATCAAACTTCAAATCAACAATTACACTCTGTAGCTATAGAGTATGCAGAATCGGCATTGAAAACTGCCCAAAGTATTAATAACCAACTTTTACAATCATTTTGTTGGGGGACTCTAGGCAAATTAAATCCAGAAAAATCACAAGCATACTTTAAGCAAGCTCTATTATTTGCTCAATCGATTCAGGCATGGGATATCGCCTATGAATGGCAGCAGCAGTTGGGTGATTTATATAGAAAACAGGGAAAATATGAACCTGCTTCCAAGTTGTATGAAGCAGCTATTAATAGCCTAACGCAAGTTCGTGCTAACCTTTTATCCAGCAATCCTGATACACAATTCTTTTTTTATGAAAAAGTAGAGCCTGTTTATCGGAATTACCTAAGATTACTACTAACACAACCTGATGATAATCTAGAAAAGGTCATTCAAATAAACGAAGATTTTCAAATAACACAGCTAGAGAATTATCTTCAGTGTGGCAAACTTAACCTTGTCGCTTTGAATGAAATTAAAAACTTAGATCCCAGCCCAACGATTATTCATATAATCGATTTATCTGAACGCATAGAAGTCATTTCTCAATCTCCTAAACAACCTCTTCATCACCATTCTGTTGATTCTCAGCTAATTAGAGAGCATATTAATAATCTTGTAGATACTTTACAAGACAAAAATCTGGCTTATGTTGGCGAAGATGTGATTCTTGACCATTCTCAAGCACTTTATAACTTGTTGATTGCACCCATCAAATATTTGAATTCATCAAAAATATTAGTGTTTACTTTGGATGCATTTTTCCAAAGTTTACCGATGGGCTTGCTTCATGATGGGAAAAATTACCTGCTCGAACGCTACGGGATTACAGCTACTCTCGGTTCAAGAGTGCAACAACCTAAACTTTTAACTCCCAAGCAGTTAAGAGCTTTCATTGCTGGACTCAGCAAGATCAGCCCTAGTTTTTACGCTCCGAATGCTCCTAAAGGACTCAAAGCATTGCCGGGAGTGGAAGTAGAAATAGCAAATGTAAAAAACGCAATTACTTATTCAAAAGTATTGTTGAACGAAGAGTTTCTTAGTCCAATCCTAGACAAAGAATTGAGTACAAATGATTTCTCAATAGTTCACCTAACTACTCACGCTCAATTTAGTTCTGTTCCTGATCTGACAATGATTTTTGCTTGGGATAAACCAATTATTATTTCCGAATTTAATGATTTAATCCAAGAAAAAATTCAGTCTGGTAAAGAAGGAATTGAGTTATTAGTTTTGAGTGCTTGCCAAACAGCCAAAGGTAATAAAAGATCAGCATTAGGAATGGCTGGAGTGGCAGTACAAGCCGGAGCGAGAAGTACTATCGCTACTCTCTGGCAAGTAGATGCTGATTCTAGCGCTTTACTTATGAAAGTATTTTATCAAGGATTGAAAGATGGTTTGATTAAAGTCGAGGCACTACGTCTTGCACAATTACAACTGATATCAAACCCTCAATACCAACACCCTTCCCATTGGGCTGCATTCTTACTTCTTGGCGGCTGGTTATAA
- a CDS encoding MFS transporter, whose product MQKLKRKISNLLFGRYKHSLSNSKTTSVRSLDRLNLSLGDVRDVFEPYLAIFLASDRHWNPAQVGIALSTTSIAGILAQTPTGALVDASRHKRLMIATARVAVAISYMVIVNFSALPAVVAAQAVIGISAVIVGPTVSAISLGVVGKDRLNKRIGRNEVFNHTGNVCAAIVAGLLGQFAGRIWIFYFLVVLCVVTIFSVFQIRNQDIDNTKARGDEPENDNKERATVKDLLGNRTLIIFALSVVMFYLANGALLNTSRLRLKLL is encoded by the coding sequence ATGCAAAAACTTAAACGTAAGATTAGTAACCTGCTTTTTGGTCGTTATAAACATTCCTTGAGTAATTCTAAAACCACATCTGTTCGTAGTTTGGATCGGCTCAACCTTTCTTTAGGCGATGTGCGAGATGTTTTTGAACCTTACTTGGCAATTTTCTTAGCATCAGACCGTCATTGGAATCCAGCCCAAGTAGGTATTGCTCTATCGACCACTAGCATTGCTGGAATTCTGGCACAAACACCAACGGGGGCGCTAGTTGATGCCTCACGTCATAAACGGTTAATGATTGCAACAGCTAGAGTAGCTGTTGCAATTAGCTATATGGTGATTGTCAACTTTTCGGCTTTGCCTGCTGTGGTGGCAGCTCAGGCTGTCATCGGTATATCAGCAGTAATCGTTGGCCCAACAGTTTCAGCTATCTCGCTGGGAGTGGTAGGAAAAGACCGTTTAAACAAGCGGATAGGGCGCAACGAAGTATTTAACCATACAGGCAACGTGTGTGCAGCAATTGTTGCTGGTTTGTTAGGACAATTTGCTGGACGAATTTGGATTTTTTACTTTTTAGTAGTTTTGTGTGTTGTTACCATTTTTTCAGTCTTTCAGATTCGCAATCAAGATATTGACAATACAAAGGCTCGCGGTGATGAGCCAGAAAATGACAATAAAGAACGTGCTACGGTTAAGGATTTGTTGGGTAATCGCACGTTGATCATCTTTGCTTTGTCTGTAGTTATGTTCTATCTGGCGAATGGGGCGCTACTCAATACTTCTCGGTTAAGGTTAAAATTGTTGTAA
- a CDS encoding radical SAM protein, protein MTNHFSPYEPPYTLDEKLSRLGTLLYATATVASHLVLQTRTKFAASVEITDRCNAGCHYCYVYPSEWSQKERIQGYMQLSLLEHRQKEKQVFETLEHLKKQGIVHVTLVGGETALAPKAIQRAAELFPVVWVVTNGVAKLPNLPHSAVVFVSIDGLPDYHNRSRDPLGFFGKNRYENLTGMAAAIIRNINESERGAYVHITLTRQSMQYFPDTINWLVKDVKKLRGIVVSGAATKDIADPITFQIEDRQTLKQMIADCAQKYGWKLFPFNQPKVNDFLFDEKYIIHNPSSCSVAKRVESLNFEGNNVGKCVLRDEIDCQTCVCNITGLARGIDTFDIPTILGVLQASFG, encoded by the coding sequence ATGACAAATCATTTCTCTCCTTACGAACCCCCCTATACTCTAGACGAAAAGTTGAGTAGGCTTGGTACGCTCCTATATGCTACTGCTACCGTAGCCTCACATTTGGTACTGCAAACTCGAACAAAATTTGCTGCTTCTGTGGAAATAACAGATCGCTGCAATGCTGGATGCCACTATTGTTATGTTTATCCTTCTGAATGGAGCCAAAAGGAACGGATACAAGGATATATGCAATTATCACTCTTAGAGCATCGGCAGAAAGAAAAGCAAGTTTTTGAGACACTAGAACATCTTAAGAAACAAGGGATTGTTCACGTTACCCTTGTTGGTGGAGAAACAGCATTAGCTCCAAAAGCAATACAGCGAGCGGCTGAATTATTTCCTGTGGTTTGGGTTGTTACAAATGGTGTCGCTAAACTTCCCAATCTTCCTCATTCAGCAGTGGTATTTGTGAGTATCGATGGACTTCCAGATTATCATAATCGTTCAAGAGATCCTTTAGGTTTTTTTGGTAAGAACCGTTATGAAAATTTAACGGGCATGGCTGCGGCAATTATCCGAAATATTAATGAATCAGAGCGAGGAGCTTATGTACACATAACACTAACACGGCAATCAATGCAATACTTTCCTGATACTATTAACTGGCTTGTTAAAGACGTTAAAAAGCTTCGTGGTATTGTCGTTTCTGGTGCTGCCACAAAGGACATAGCTGATCCCATTACCTTCCAGATTGAAGACAGACAAACACTTAAGCAAATGATTGCGGATTGCGCACAAAAATATGGATGGAAATTATTTCCTTTTAATCAGCCTAAAGTCAACGACTTTTTATTTGACGAGAAATATATCATTCACAACCCATCTTCTTGTTCCGTAGCAAAACGAGTTGAAAGTTTAAACTTTGAAGGGAATAATGTCGGTAAATGTGTTTTACGGGATGAGATAGATTGTCAAACTTGTGTGTGTAATATTACTGGATTAGCACGAGGCATTGATACTTTTGATATCCCGACTATTTTAGGAGTTCTTCAGGCTTCATTTGGTTAA
- a CDS encoding IS4 family transposase encodes MQLKDFSFIAPTVEAELILRAIETVISPEKIVQSLAQTGSVEERKRKLPSQLTVCLVIAMSLWASDSMGTVLKNLVQGLNRQWTRLGQYWKAPSSSSISEARQRLGCRVMSQLFEKIVRPLGTPQTPGAFLGGLRVMAVDGTVLDVPDSTANARVFGYPGSRKGTRAAFPKVRLVLLVEAGTHLIVDALMCPYRIGERVRALKLLRSCGQGMLLMWDRGLHSYRMVHATKNRGCQYLGRVPKNVKFPVEKVLEDGSYLSWIAPDRKSKNKGGTQIQVRVIEYTIDSDDGQKTYRLITSLMDIAVFPALLLANEYHQRWEIENTIDELKTHLNGRKTPIRSLKPREVVQEIYGWLLGHYAVRTLMFQAATHAGISPLRLGFTGTLKVIRRAISDFQDASNEQLPFFSPS; translated from the coding sequence GTGCAGCTAAAAGATTTCTCTTTCATCGCTCCAACAGTTGAAGCAGAGTTGATATTGAGAGCAATAGAAACGGTGATTTCGCCGGAGAAAATTGTACAAAGTTTGGCGCAGACAGGCAGTGTTGAAGAACGTAAGCGAAAATTGCCATCGCAACTGACAGTTTGTTTAGTAATAGCGATGAGTTTGTGGGCATCGGATTCAATGGGAACCGTCTTGAAGAATTTAGTTCAGGGATTAAATAGGCAATGGACAAGATTGGGACAGTATTGGAAAGCACCAAGTAGTTCTTCAATCAGCGAAGCGAGGCAGAGATTAGGATGTCGGGTAATGAGCCAGCTATTTGAAAAAATAGTCCGGCCATTAGGGACACCACAAACGCCAGGGGCATTTTTAGGAGGACTGCGAGTCATGGCAGTAGACGGTACGGTTTTGGATGTGCCAGATAGTACTGCCAATGCCAGAGTATTTGGATATCCAGGGAGTAGAAAGGGAACTAGGGCTGCTTTCCCGAAGGTACGTTTGGTATTGTTAGTGGAGGCGGGAACTCATCTGATTGTTGATGCCTTAATGTGTCCCTATCGTATCGGTGAGAGAGTGCGAGCTTTAAAACTACTACGAAGCTGTGGTCAAGGGATGCTACTAATGTGGGACAGAGGGTTACATTCTTATCGGATGGTTCATGCTACTAAAAATCGTGGATGCCAATATCTTGGACGAGTTCCGAAGAATGTTAAATTTCCAGTAGAAAAAGTTTTAGAAGATGGCTCATATCTGTCGTGGATTGCTCCAGATCGCAAATCCAAAAACAAAGGTGGGACACAGATTCAGGTTCGGGTCATAGAATACACTATCGACTCTGATGATGGACAAAAAACTTATCGCTTAATTACCAGTTTGATGGATATTGCTGTGTTTCCAGCTTTATTATTAGCTAACGAATATCATCAACGTTGGGAAATCGAAAATACTATTGATGAGTTGAAAACTCATCTCAATGGGCGCAAAACTCCAATTCGCTCTCTTAAACCCCGTGAAGTTGTTCAAGAAATCTACGGCTGGCTTTTAGGACATTATGCAGTTCGCACTTTGATGTTTCAAGCAGCAACTCACGCTGGAATATCTCCATTGCGCTTAGGTTTTACTGGTACTCTCAAAGTTATTCGACGGGCTATTTCTGATTTTCAGGATGCCAGTAACGAGCAACTCCCCTTTTTTTCTCCAAGCTAA